One Nicotiana sylvestris chromosome 12, ASM39365v2, whole genome shotgun sequence genomic window carries:
- the LOC138882895 gene encoding uncharacterized protein, with amino-acid sequence MQSRQKNYIDCKARDVAFMVDERVLLHVSPMKGVMSFVKKGKFSPRYVGPFEVLERVGEVAYRLVLPPSLLGIHLVFHVSMLRKYYKDPSHVLDFRSVQNDNGLTYVEELVAFLDRCDCYFMAFGDGWFGFEEVLD; translated from the exons ATgcagtccaggcaaaagaattATATTGATTGTAAGgctcgtgatgtggcattcatggtggATGAGAGGGTTCTACTCCAtgtttctcccatgaagggtgtgatgagctTCGTTAAGAAGGGCAAGTTTAGCCCTCGGTATGTTGGTCCTTTTGAGGTTCTAGAGAGAGTTGGTGAGGTGGCGTACAGActtgttttgccacccagcttattgGGAATTCatctggtattccatgtttctatgctccggaagtactaTAAGGATCCAtcacatgtgttagatttcaggtcTGTGCAGAATGACAATGGTTtgacttatgttgaggagctagtagCCTTTTTGGACAG GTGTGATTGTTACTTTATGGCTttcggggatggttggttcgggttcgagGAGGTTTTGGATTGA